A window from Fervidicoccaceae archaeon encodes these proteins:
- a CDS encoding AIR synthase family protein: MPGKLPIRLLQRAFFFDIGSGIRVILPPMVGEDAGVVDVSESEILAAHSDPITAAHTRIGWLSIHVAANDIASSGVKPLWFLATIILPESTEDERIIEIASDMRRALSEIGGSLIGGHTEYSDAVTRPLISITALGIGSRESITPTSAAMPGDLVIMTKRAAMEATSIAAYDLEKFLIERGFSRMELEEAKKLIEKISVVPEAIALSSEKLAHAMHDATEGGIAAAAFELSYASGWAVEIDRNQIPIFSLTEKILGALGADPLFSLSSGTLLAAVPKSRINDALSKLSSIGVEASIIGKVTERRERKLYIKRGEVAEKIVEELPQDNFIERLEEIERGSQGRR; this comes from the coding sequence TTGCCAGGAAAGCTCCCAATAAGACTGCTCCAAAGAGCTTTTTTCTTCGACATAGGCTCTGGCATTAGAGTTATTTTGCCACCAATGGTTGGGGAGGATGCAGGAGTAGTTGATGTTAGCGAAAGCGAAATATTGGCAGCTCACTCCGATCCAATAACAGCAGCTCATACCAGGATTGGGTGGCTATCCATTCATGTTGCTGCCAATGACATAGCGTCAAGCGGAGTTAAACCTCTTTGGTTCCTTGCCACGATTATTCTTCCCGAATCCACTGAGGACGAAAGGATTATTGAGATCGCGTCGGACATGAGAAGAGCTCTCTCGGAAATTGGAGGATCGCTTATTGGAGGACATACGGAGTACAGCGATGCTGTAACTAGGCCGCTCATTTCGATTACAGCACTGGGAATAGGATCGAGGGAGTCAATCACTCCGACCTCAGCAGCCATGCCGGGAGACCTAGTTATAATGACTAAGCGAGCTGCAATGGAAGCAACATCTATCGCAGCCTATGATCTCGAGAAATTCTTGATAGAAAGGGGTTTCTCAAGGATGGAGCTGGAAGAAGCAAAAAAATTGATAGAGAAGATTTCTGTTGTCCCCGAAGCAATTGCTCTCTCTTCTGAAAAATTAGCCCATGCAATGCATGATGCCACAGAAGGAGGGATAGCAGCCGCAGCATTCGAGCTTTCCTATGCCTCTGGCTGGGCTGTTGAGATAGATAGAAATCAGATCCCCATATTCAGCTTGACAGAAAAGATATTGGGCGCACTTGGCGCCGATCCCCTCTTTTCCCTTTCCAGTGGGACACTTCTTGCTGCTGTTCCCAAGAGCAGAATAAATGATGCTCTGAGCAAGCTGTCCAGCATTGGGGTAGAGGCTTCCATAATAGGAAAGGTAACCGAAAGAAGGGAAAGAAAGCTATATATAAAAAGGGGAGAAGTTGCTGAGAAAATTGTGGAAGAGCTTCCCCAGGACAACTTCATAGAGAGGCTGGAAGAGATTGAGAGAGGTTCTCAAGGAAGAAGATGA
- the hxlB gene encoding 6-phospho-3-hexuloisomerase, whose amino-acid sequence MSYEYEAMKEIAIFIDRSIDELDRKDIEIFSQKLVDIYNKGAKVLVMGAGRSGLVGRAFAMRLMHLGFNSYVLGDTITPSIAAGDAVIAISGSGSTELIVTAARAAKRVGALVFAVTSYPDSPLGQIADFILRIPGRTKLAEEKDYFSRQILGLHEPLAPLGTLFEDTAMVVLDGIIGGLMYRLNKRELDLKTRHANVEL is encoded by the coding sequence TTGAGTTATGAATATGAAGCAATGAAGGAAATAGCCATTTTCATAGACAGGAGTATCGATGAGCTTGACCGAAAGGATATTGAGATTTTTTCGCAGAAACTTGTTGATATATACAATAAAGGTGCGAAAGTTCTGGTAATGGGTGCAGGAAGAAGCGGATTAGTTGGTAGAGCCTTTGCTATGAGGCTCATGCATCTAGGATTCAATAGCTATGTACTTGGGGACACAATAACCCCGAGCATAGCCGCAGGAGATGCTGTGATAGCTATAAGCGGCTCAGGCTCCACTGAGCTGATTGTCACTGCTGCCAGAGCTGCAAAGAGAGTGGGAGCGCTTGTATTTGCTGTAACATCATATCCTGACAGCCCTCTTGGGCAGATAGCAGATTTCATATTGAGAATACCTGGTAGAACGAAGCTCGCAGAGGAGAAGGATTATTTCTCCAGGCAGATACTCGGCCTGCATGAGCCCTTGGCACCGCTAGGAACTCTTTTCGAGGACACGGCAATGGTTGTTCTTGATGGTATAATAGGAGGACTCATGTATAGATTGAATAAGAGAGAGCTAGATCTTAAAACCAGGCATGCAAATGTGGAGCTATGA
- a CDS encoding DUF2283 domain-containing protein produces the protein MEGKKLPLGDINKIWFEYDNRNDILYINFGYEIEDADEEILLENDIVLRIKNNSIVSITVFDFSKKIGKEIS, from the coding sequence ATGGAAGGAAAAAAGCTTCCACTAGGCGATATCAACAAAATTTGGTTTGAATATGATAATAGAAACGATATACTGTACATCAACTTCGGATATGAAATTGAGGATGCAGATGAGGAGATATTGCTGGAAAATGACATCGTTCTGAGAATAAAGAATAACTCAATCGTTTCCATAACAGTTTTCGACTTCTCCAAAAAGATTGGAAAAGAGATTTCTTGA
- a CDS encoding glycerate kinase encodes MYKTGRNMPAYLSLLLEHSLRALDIGSMLEKRLSFDGRTLTITNREGRILGSHEIDNGKVILIALGKASQSMTKSMMKVMGERVSKAIVVFPEDQNLLLEPKDNITVIPSSHPVPSNKSILAARVIKEALSGLSSSDTAIFLISGGGSSLVEEPIQGISLDELVRTYSLLLSSGANIKEVNTVRKHISSVKGGRLAELAHPAKVIALIASDVPGNDESFIASGPTAPDPTTYQDALEILKFYELEEEVPSAVLKVLRDGAMGKLQETPKPGDHIFSNTWNYIVASPFDLAKAVEERARQLGFNAYVLTTRIEGESRELAKAISSVALDTLKGFTSFQRPAVLILAGEPSVKVRGRGKGGRATELIAWLSREIDGARGISAFAIDTDGKDGSSDAAGAFADWNTWSELVRIFGRKVIQMLNSNDSFSVLDSTGYTIRTGPTGSNLNNLICLIIE; translated from the coding sequence TTGTACAAAACTGGAAGAAATATGCCAGCTTACCTTTCTCTCCTGCTCGAGCACTCTCTCAGAGCACTTGACATAGGAAGCATGCTGGAAAAAAGGCTAAGCTTTGATGGAAGAACCTTGACTATCACTAACAGGGAAGGCAGGATTTTGGGCTCACATGAAATTGACAATGGTAAAGTGATTTTGATAGCGCTTGGTAAAGCTTCTCAGAGCATGACGAAATCTATGATGAAAGTAATGGGTGAAAGGGTTAGCAAAGCTATTGTGGTTTTTCCTGAGGACCAAAATCTTCTCCTGGAACCCAAGGACAATATAACAGTGATCCCTTCTTCCCATCCGGTTCCATCCAACAAGAGCATATTAGCAGCAAGAGTGATAAAAGAGGCATTGTCTGGATTGAGTTCTAGCGACACTGCGATTTTCTTGATATCTGGCGGAGGCTCTTCTCTCGTCGAGGAGCCCATTCAAGGAATATCGCTCGATGAGTTGGTTAGAACATATTCCCTGCTTCTCAGCTCAGGAGCTAATATAAAGGAGGTTAACACGGTCAGAAAGCATATTTCTTCAGTAAAGGGAGGAAGGCTCGCTGAGCTGGCTCATCCAGCGAAAGTTATAGCACTGATTGCGAGCGATGTTCCAGGCAACGATGAGAGCTTTATAGCAAGTGGTCCAACTGCACCCGATCCCACAACCTACCAGGATGCTCTCGAGATCCTGAAGTTCTATGAGCTGGAGGAAGAGGTTCCTTCAGCAGTTCTTAAGGTGCTGAGAGATGGTGCCATGGGCAAACTTCAGGAGACTCCGAAGCCTGGAGACCACATTTTCTCCAATACATGGAATTACATAGTTGCATCCCCATTTGATTTGGCCAAGGCTGTAGAGGAGAGGGCAAGACAGCTCGGGTTTAATGCATATGTATTAACAACGAGGATTGAGGGAGAAAGTCGTGAGCTTGCTAAGGCTATTTCATCTGTTGCTTTGGACACGCTAAAGGGCTTCACGTCGTTTCAGAGACCGGCTGTTTTGATTCTTGCAGGAGAACCAAGCGTGAAGGTGAGGGGAAGAGGAAAAGGTGGAAGAGCTACAGAGCTCATAGCATGGCTCTCTCGAGAGATTGATGGGGCAAGAGGAATATCTGCTTTCGCAATAGATACTGATGGTAAAGATGGTAGTAGCGATGCAGCTGGAGCATTTGCAGATTGGAACACATGGAGCGAGCTGGTCAGGATCTTTGGTAGAAAGGTCATTCAAATGTTGAACAGCAATGACTCCTTCTCTGTGCTCGATTCTACTGGATACACTATTAGAACAGGACCTACCGGTTCAAATTTGAATAACTTGATATGTCTAATCATTGAATAA
- a CDS encoding type II/IV secretion system ATPase subunit has translation MENGTDDREREEKEQEREVIDFYQVGKNIFVMIYREGSRIFYRPIEPELSEKELEALSAVKDYVMKRLYFTHRDLRERWTKLQQDVEEKVKEANDVLLLKLDSPSLSKISYYVKRDYLGYERIDVLMNDPFIEDISSSGPGIPIYVYHIKYGWLPTTVIFPSEESYTAFIRRLAYRAGQDLVFATPIVEGPLPPKNYRAHLVLDVISRSGSSFTIRRGAEVPLSIVRLIILRTLSPRMAAYIWLLISHMRTILIAGPMASGKTTLLNAIIMFIPPAKKIVSIEETNELRLDRENWVPLIVRPSTSPGISNITLYELLKSSLRQRPDYIVVGEVRGEEAYTFFQAISLGHGGLGTIHAESFQQIIRRLESQPLNIPRSMIPLVNTMIFMKSIYKEGGIVRKVSDVIDIVSYDPSTDSINASSSFHYDLERDEWIEAEILPGLNKISELTGLSVSELKNELARRERFLSTLAAKGIDLPDEVSRAIEEYSLNPERAIEMFEGVKEE, from the coding sequence GTGGAGAACGGAACAGATGATAGAGAGAGGGAGGAAAAGGAGCAGGAAAGAGAGGTAATTGACTTCTATCAAGTTGGAAAAAACATATTTGTAATGATCTATAGAGAGGGCAGCAGGATATTCTACAGGCCCATTGAGCCTGAGCTCTCTGAGAAGGAGCTAGAGGCGCTCAGTGCTGTCAAAGATTACGTTATGAAAAGGCTATATTTCACGCATAGAGATTTGAGAGAGAGATGGACTAAGCTCCAGCAGGATGTAGAGGAAAAGGTCAAAGAAGCCAATGATGTCCTTCTTCTAAAGCTAGATTCCCCATCTCTCAGCAAGATCTCGTACTATGTGAAGAGAGATTACTTGGGATACGAGCGCATAGATGTTCTCATGAACGATCCATTCATAGAAGACATTTCAAGCTCGGGACCTGGAATCCCCATCTATGTATATCACATAAAATACGGATGGCTGCCAACAACGGTCATTTTTCCTAGCGAAGAGAGCTATACAGCCTTTATCAGAAGACTAGCATATAGGGCAGGACAGGATCTGGTTTTTGCCACGCCAATAGTTGAGGGGCCGCTGCCTCCTAAGAACTATAGAGCTCACCTTGTCTTAGATGTTATATCCAGAAGCGGATCCTCGTTCACAATCAGGAGGGGGGCAGAGGTTCCACTGAGCATTGTGAGGCTTATCATACTCAGAACCCTTTCCCCAAGAATGGCAGCCTACATATGGCTGCTAATTTCCCATATGAGAACAATACTGATAGCTGGTCCAATGGCAAGCGGAAAGACAACCCTTCTCAATGCAATAATAATGTTCATCCCTCCAGCAAAGAAGATTGTGTCAATTGAGGAAACAAATGAGCTGCGATTGGATAGAGAGAATTGGGTCCCCTTAATTGTTAGGCCATCAACTTCCCCAGGAATATCAAACATAACACTCTATGAGCTTTTGAAGTCCAGTCTCAGACAGAGGCCGGACTATATAGTAGTTGGTGAGGTAAGAGGGGAAGAGGCCTATACGTTTTTCCAGGCAATTTCTCTTGGACATGGCGGTCTTGGAACAATACATGCTGAATCATTTCAACAAATAATAAGGAGACTTGAAAGTCAACCCTTGAACATTCCAAGAAGCATGATTCCGCTGGTGAACACAATGATATTCATGAAAAGCATATACAAAGAGGGTGGAATTGTGCGAAAAGTCTCCGACGTTATTGATATAGTTTCCTATGATCCCTCAACTGACAGCATAAATGCTTCATCCTCATTTCACTATGATCTGGAGAGAGATGAATGGATTGAAGCTGAGATACTGCCAGGGTTAAACAAAATCTCTGAGCTAACTGGTCTCAGCGTGAGCGAGTTGAAAAATGAGCTGGCAAGAAGAGAGAGATTCCTCTCGACCCTTGCAGCAAAGGGCATTGATCTTCCAGACGAAGTCTCAAGAGCCATAGAAGAATACTCACTGAATCCTGAGAGGGCTATTGAGATGTTCGAGGGAGTCAAGGAGGAGTGA
- a CDS encoding type II secretion system F family protein, with product MERELLERAALYAHRMIGSFPLTRDIFSRLPWLNRYLELIDFPLPMEYYVSLSLLISGITFLGIFIFSFLFYFIHLGVPAYFSFLLSFLLSLAVGSAAFGISIFAPVLKAREMRSKIEEGALFAIITLSAAALSNPNLFESLIASEKLISSKEIRASFRRIIRRVNSGMDLRDSLSRESELIPSRTMAILYEGLSSISLTGVGLAEYLQGFLEDLLSTMEGKVRNVIDRLGVLIESYIIIALIFPFLLIIMLMMSGSFSGSQLNIYQTVLLFDFGVLPAIFAILILLADMILREVAMD from the coding sequence TTGGAGAGAGAGCTCCTTGAGAGGGCTGCTCTATATGCTCACAGAATGATTGGTTCCTTCCCTCTTACTCGGGACATATTTTCTAGATTGCCATGGCTCAATCGCTATCTTGAGCTCATTGATTTTCCCCTTCCTATGGAATACTATGTATCTCTCTCATTGCTGATTTCTGGGATCACTTTCCTTGGAATTTTCATATTTTCCTTTCTTTTCTACTTCATCCATCTCGGTGTACCAGCATATTTCTCATTTCTGCTCTCTTTTCTACTCTCATTGGCGGTAGGCTCAGCTGCCTTCGGCATATCGATCTTCGCTCCTGTGCTAAAAGCAAGAGAAATGAGATCAAAGATTGAGGAGGGGGCACTCTTCGCTATTATAACTCTCTCTGCAGCTGCTCTCAGCAACCCAAACCTCTTCGAGTCCCTTATAGCATCGGAGAAATTGATCTCATCAAAAGAGATCCGCGCTTCTTTCAGAAGGATAATAAGGAGAGTTAATTCCGGAATGGATCTCAGGGATTCCCTATCCAGAGAGAGCGAGCTCATTCCATCTAGGACAATGGCGATCCTATATGAGGGGCTTTCCAGCATTTCTTTAACAGGTGTGGGTCTAGCAGAATATCTTCAGGGCTTTCTGGAGGATCTTCTCTCGACAATGGAGGGCAAGGTGAGAAATGTCATAGATAGGCTAGGCGTTCTCATTGAGAGCTACATAATAATAGCGCTCATATTTCCCTTTCTTTTGATCATAATGCTGATGATGAGTGGTTCCTTCAGCGGAAGCCAGCTCAATATATATCAAACAGTTCTTCTTTTTGACTTTGGAGTCCTCCCAGCAATATTTGCTATTCTTATTCTTCTAGCTGACATGATATTGAGGGAGGTGGCTATGGATTGA
- a CDS encoding type II secretion system F family protein: MRITMNRNKERSAFEIGLFNIAMALALSALTFILSWQLFERFLSSLFSANPFARERTYIVLTSLNLAFIIGSIPLAFRVRKIVREEGNSMRGIVLFLDMVSVGTKTGSNVLDSMRRAVRFVPSEGLKNKLKNAISEVEMGGSFENAVKRSSSGLPKLVSESIKALIPSSQAGPRAGDVLLLARDFVRKLMLFADVRRTSLALYFYISLLSLAIFEGGGVFLIYLISSIASSSLPSASFLNLNIIQTWTFLFLTGLELSIFSSLFVAKVVRGKIKLSADYAEFFLLVNYITMGLIPLFL; encoded by the coding sequence TTGAGGATAACGATGAATAGAAATAAAGAAAGAAGTGCGTTTGAGATCGGCCTATTCAACATAGCTATGGCTCTCGCCCTTTCAGCATTGACCTTCATTCTTTCTTGGCAGTTGTTTGAGCGCTTCCTTTCCTCTCTCTTCAGTGCAAATCCTTTTGCTAGGGAAAGAACATACATTGTTCTTACCTCCCTTAACCTGGCTTTCATAATCGGATCGATCCCCCTAGCATTCAGAGTCAGGAAAATAGTTAGGGAAGAAGGAAATTCTATGAGGGGAATTGTTCTATTTCTCGATATGGTATCTGTAGGAACGAAAACAGGCTCAAATGTTCTCGATTCAATGAGGAGAGCCGTTAGGTTCGTCCCATCAGAAGGGCTTAAAAATAAGTTGAAAAATGCTATATCGGAGGTAGAGATGGGTGGTTCTTTTGAGAATGCCGTAAAGAGATCATCCTCAGGACTGCCGAAGCTTGTCTCTGAATCAATAAAGGCCCTTATTCCTTCCTCACAGGCTGGGCCCAGAGCTGGCGATGTCCTCCTTTTAGCAAGAGACTTCGTTAGAAAGCTCATGCTCTTTGCTGATGTTAGAAGGACTTCACTTGCCCTCTATTTTTACATTTCCCTTCTATCCCTCGCAATATTTGAGGGTGGAGGTGTCTTTCTAATTTATCTCATATCCTCCATAGCTAGCAGCAGTCTGCCGAGTGCTTCTTTCCTCAATCTCAACATAATACAGACATGGACGTTTCTCTTCCTAACTGGTCTTGAGCTATCAATCTTCTCCAGCCTATTCGTAGCAAAAGTTGTTCGAGGGAAAATTAAGCTAAGCGCAGACTATGCTGAGTTCTTCCTCCTCGTCAATTATATTACAATGGGGCTCATCCCCCTCTTCCTCTGA